The proteins below come from a single Campylobacter sp. CCUG 57310 genomic window:
- a CDS encoding ATP-dependent RecD-like DNA helicase yields the protein MLNQILEILRNSNIFLTGRGGVGKSYLTTAIIKHYRSELKNVVVLGSTGISAVSVGGVSIHSFFKFGICSNLEELKGLDRKQKSKVSKVKAMLDSCDLLVIDEISMVSANLMEMIYHRIINSKFVGRIMLVGDFYQLPPVLKKEANENALFKFLYAFSSHAWSEFELKNIELVVSKRTKDLKFYEILSNLRIGKLDEETIRYIENLCVKNVQISSETSVLFGRNYEADALNAQMLERLESKLEISEALVEIYDENLHEKTLEGWINSLAVPEIMHMKVGARVIFVTNKWGEYYNGERGEIMQILKEDGVIKSVMVQKSNGDIIEVEPNRFELSEFELVGENIEQNVRASFMQFPFKLAYALTIHKSQGMSIDNLVCDLNHIFANGQLYVALSRATDPRNLKLIYARAQNFRDYLRNVVKIDEEVEKFYKENIFENIKEEQ from the coding sequence TTGTTAAACCAAATTTTAGAAATTTTACGCAATTCTAATATCTTTTTAACGGGTAGAGGCGGAGTCGGTAAAAGCTACTTGACAACTGCTATCATAAAGCACTATAGAAGCGAGCTTAAAAACGTAGTCGTGCTCGGAAGTACGGGCATAAGTGCCGTAAGCGTCGGCGGAGTTAGTATCCATAGCTTTTTTAAATTCGGAATTTGTTCGAATTTGGAGGAGTTAAAGGGTCTTGATCGCAAGCAAAAGTCCAAAGTAAGCAAAGTAAAAGCCATGCTTGATAGCTGCGATCTGCTTGTGATCGATGAGATTTCAATGGTGAGTGCAAATTTGATGGAGATGATCTATCATCGGATCATAAACTCCAAATTTGTCGGGCGTATAATGCTTGTAGGGGATTTTTATCAGCTTCCGCCCGTGCTTAAAAAAGAGGCGAACGAAAATGCGCTGTTTAAATTTCTTTATGCTTTTAGCTCGCACGCTTGGAGTGAATTTGAGCTAAAAAATATCGAGCTGGTAGTGTCAAAGCGCACAAAAGATCTTAAATTTTATGAAATTCTCTCAAATCTTAGAATCGGAAAGCTGGATGAGGAAACTATAAGATATATCGAGAATTTGTGTGTAAAAAACGTGCAAATTTCAAGCGAAACAAGCGTGCTTTTTGGCAGGAATTACGAGGCTGACGCACTAAATGCGCAAATGCTTGAGCGTCTTGAAAGCAAGCTTGAGATAAGCGAGGCTTTGGTTGAAATTTATGATGAAAATTTGCATGAAAAGACGCTTGAAGGCTGGATAAACAGCCTTGCAGTGCCTGAGATCATGCATATGAAAGTCGGGGCTAGAGTTATATTTGTCACAAACAAATGGGGCGAATATTATAACGGTGAGCGCGGCGAAATAATGCAAATTTTAAAAGAGGACGGCGTGATAAAAAGCGTCATGGTACAAAAATCAAACGGCGATATTATAGAAGTTGAACCAAATCGCTTCGAGCTTAGCGAATTTGAGCTTGTCGGCGAAAATATAGAGCAAAATGTGCGAGCTTCGTTTATGCAGTTTCCTTTTAAGCTGGCTTACGCGCTTACGATTCATAAATCTCAAGGCATGAGTATAGATAACTTGGTCTGCGATTTAAATCACATCTTTGCTAACGGGCAGCTTTACGTGGCGCTTTCACGAGCGACCGATCCTAGAAATTTAAAGCTTATTTACGCAAGAGCTCAAAATTTTAGAGATTATCTAAGAAATGTGGTTAAAATAGACGAAGAAGTTGAGAAATTTTATAAAGAAAATATCTTTGAAAATATCAAGGAGGAGCAGTGA
- the lolA gene encoding LolA-like outer membrane lipoprotein chaperone — protein MRKITAILSLCGVVLANSLSFKTLESDFVQTVTSNESNIEYHGKFYATDDNKALWIYDKPTPKKIYFDKNRVVVIEDELEQAIISRLENTPNLANILKKATRIKDDLYKAEFDGIEYFIAIKNELPTRIDYQDKLGNKIKIIFEDAKKDEAISEEILAPVIPSFYDVINQ, from the coding sequence ATGAGAAAAATAACAGCTATCTTATCGCTATGTGGCGTTGTTTTGGCGAATTCTTTAAGCTTTAAAACCCTTGAAAGCGACTTTGTGCAAACCGTTACAAGCAACGAATCAAATATCGAGTATCATGGCAAATTTTATGCAACAGACGATAACAAAGCGCTTTGGATATACGACAAGCCTACTCCAAAGAAAATTTACTTTGACAAAAACCGCGTAGTAGTTATCGAAGATGAGCTTGAGCAAGCTATCATATCACGCCTTGAAAATACTCCAAATTTAGCCAATATCCTTAAAAAAGCCACTCGCATTAAAGACGACTTATATAAAGCCGAATTTGACGGCATAGAGTATTTTATAGCTATTAAAAACGAGCTTCCGACAAGGATTGATTATCAAGACAAGCTTGGCAACAAGATAAAAATCATATTTGAAGATGCAAAAAAAGATGAAGCCATAAGCGAAGAGATACTCGCTCCTGTCATCCCTTCATTTTACGACGTCATAAATCAATAA
- the secA gene encoding preprotein translocase subunit SecA, which translates to MISSIMQKIFGTKNDREVKKYAKRVKDINALEPKYQAMSDDELKSSFNELREAIKSGSKSMDDVLNDVFAIVREVGKRTLNMRHFDVQLIGGMVLHEGKIAEMKTGEGKTLVATLPVVLNAMSGKGVHVVTVNDYLAKRDATQMGEIYNFLGLSVGVVLSGQYDDEARKAAYGSDITYGTNNEFGFDYLRDNMKMEFKDKVQREHNFVIVDEVDSILIDEARTPLIISGPTNRTLDGYVKANEVAKALARGVAPETPQEKATGDFVVDEKNRTIAITEEGISKAEKLFGVENLYNLENAILSHHLDQALKAHNLFEKDVHYVVRDSEVVIVDEFTGRLSEGRRFSEGLHQALEAKEGVKIQEESQTLADITFQNYFRLYSKLSGMTGTAQTEATEFAQIYKLDVVSIPTNVPVVRVDHNDLIYKTQDEKFKAVIAEIKKAHDKGQPVLVGTASIERSELLHAMLVKEKIPHSVLNAKNHEKEAQIIAEAGAKGAVTIATNMAGRGVDIRINDEVRALGGLYIIGTERHESRRIDNQLRGRSGRQGDPGVSRFYLSLEDNLLRIFGSDRIKSIMDRLGIEEGESIDSKMVTRAVENAQKKVENLHFEARKHILEFDDVANEQRKTVYKFRNELLDPEFDISEKIKQNRDEFVINLLDQAEIFPEVLKSEFNLNRLVSILAENGLGVDEGELRELDYKDLAQIITDKFEAQYNEKMSVLEESQRKYLEKVLCLQVVDTTWREHLYQMDILKTGIGLRGYNQKDPLTEYKKESFNLFMELVSRIKFEGIKILNAVRLKNAEEIEAEQQALRAMQEEQNAQLKYSNEEQEDKKQEVRAKKIPRNEPCPCGSGKKYKECCGKSGPKKGAFAG; encoded by the coding sequence ATGATAAGTAGCATTATGCAAAAAATCTTCGGAACCAAAAATGATCGAGAGGTCAAGAAATACGCAAAAAGAGTTAAGGACATAAACGCGCTTGAGCCAAAATATCAGGCTATGAGCGACGATGAGCTAAAATCTAGCTTTAACGAGTTAAGAGAGGCGATAAAAAGCGGCTCAAAGAGTATGGATGACGTGCTAAACGATGTCTTTGCTATCGTTAGGGAGGTTGGAAAAAGAACTCTTAATATGCGTCATTTTGACGTTCAGCTCATCGGCGGTATGGTGCTTCACGAGGGCAAGATAGCCGAGATGAAGACGGGTGAGGGTAAGACTTTGGTTGCGACTTTGCCTGTGGTGCTAAACGCTATGAGCGGCAAGGGTGTGCATGTAGTTACGGTGAATGACTATCTTGCCAAGCGTGACGCTACGCAAATGGGTGAAATTTATAATTTTTTAGGTCTTAGCGTAGGTGTAGTGCTTTCGGGTCAATATGATGATGAGGCAAGAAAGGCCGCTTACGGCTCTGATATAACATACGGCACGAACAACGAATTTGGCTTTGACTATCTGCGCGATAATATGAAAATGGAATTTAAAGACAAGGTTCAGCGCGAGCATAACTTCGTAATCGTCGATGAGGTGGATAGTATCTTAATCGATGAGGCAAGAACTCCGCTTATCATTTCAGGTCCTACAAATAGAACCCTTGACGGATATGTCAAGGCGAACGAAGTCGCTAAGGCGCTAGCCAGAGGTGTGGCACCCGAAACTCCGCAAGAAAAGGCTACCGGAGATTTTGTAGTAGATGAAAAAAACCGCACCATAGCCATAACCGAAGAGGGAATTAGCAAGGCTGAAAAGTTATTTGGAGTAGAGAATTTATACAACCTTGAAAACGCTATCTTAAGTCATCATCTTGATCAGGCTCTTAAGGCGCATAATCTATTTGAAAAAGACGTTCATTACGTCGTGCGCGATAGTGAAGTCGTGATAGTTGATGAATTTACAGGACGTCTTAGTGAGGGAAGGCGGTTTAGCGAGGGGCTTCATCAGGCTCTTGAGGCAAAAGAGGGCGTTAAAATTCAAGAGGAGAGCCAAACGCTTGCCGATATAACCTTCCAAAACTATTTTAGGCTTTATAGCAAACTTTCGGGCATGACGGGAACTGCGCAAACGGAAGCTACGGAATTTGCTCAAATTTATAAGCTTGACGTTGTATCAATCCCTACAAATGTACCTGTTGTAAGAGTTGATCATAATGACTTAATTTACAAAACTCAAGATGAGAAATTTAAGGCGGTTATTGCCGAGATCAAAAAAGCTCACGATAAAGGTCAGCCTGTGCTTGTGGGAACAGCTTCTATCGAGCGAAGCGAACTGCTTCACGCCATGCTCGTAAAAGAAAAGATCCCCCACTCGGTGCTAAATGCTAAAAATCACGAAAAAGAAGCTCAAATCATAGCCGAAGCCGGTGCCAAAGGAGCCGTAACTATAGCCACAAACATGGCGGGTCGCGGTGTGGATATCCGTATAAACGATGAGGTTAGAGCGCTTGGCGGACTATATATCATAGGCACAGAAAGGCATGAGAGCAGACGTATAGATAACCAGCTAAGAGGTCGTTCTGGTCGTCAAGGAGATCCGGGAGTTAGCCGTTTTTATCTAAGCTTAGAGGATAATTTGCTGAGAATTTTCGGAAGCGATCGTATAAAAAGTATCATGGATAGGCTCGGTATTGAAGAGGGCGAAAGCATAGACTCAAAGATGGTAACTCGTGCCGTTGAAAACGCACAAAAGAAAGTCGAAAATTTGCATTTTGAAGCCAGAAAGCATATCTTGGAATTTGACGATGTGGCAAACGAGCAAAGAAAGACTGTTTATAAATTTAGAAACGAGTTGCTTGATCCGGAATTTGATATAAGCGAAAAGATTAAGCAAAATAGAGATGAATTCGTAATAAATCTACTTGATCAGGCTGAAATTTTCCCTGAAGTATTAAAGAGCGAATTTAATCTTAACAGGCTTGTTTCTATACTCGCAGAAAACGGGTTGGGAGTTGATGAGGGCGAGTTAAGAGAGCTTGATTATAAAGATTTGGCTCAAATAATAACCGATAAATTTGAAGCTCAGTATAACGAAAAAATGAGCGTACTTGAAGAGTCGCAAAGAAAGTATCTTGAAAAAGTGCTTTGCTTGCAGGTCGTTGATACGACTTGGAGAGAGCATTTATATCAAATGGATATCTTAAAAACAGGTATCGGGCTTCGCGGCTACAACCAAAAAGATCCGCTAACCGAATATAAAAAAGAGAGCTTTAATCTCTTTATGGAGCTTGTATCTCGCATCAAATTTGAAGGAATTAAAATTCTAAACGCCGTTAGGCTAAAAAATGCCGAAGAGATCGAGGCTGAGCAACAAGCTTTAAGAGCTATGCAAGAAGAGCAAAACGCCCAGCTTAAATACTCAAACGAGGAGCAAGAGGATAAAAAACAAGAGGTAAGAGCTAAAAAAATTCCTCGCAATGAGCCTTGCCCTTGCGGAAGCGGTAAAAAATACAAAGAGTGTTGCGGTAAGAGCGGTCCTAAAAAAGGAGCCTTTGCGGGCTGA
- a CDS encoding ABC transporter permease, with product MSVVKYLLFKYLRFDKSQPFITLCAILAFLGVSIGLMVLIIAMALMNGFDKEFERKLFTMNYPITILSHIRGNIDDSDVEQLKAKFPHLKFSPYIMTQVIIKNSGSFDGGILFGVNSKAEKTINSVVKEALGQKELIGYELLVGSGIKSDFVLSGADKLTLIFTKNDPSGFALIPKMKRFDVNASFNSGLVAYDKSYLYTSVEALRKILDYEEGRYDGIHVYSDKPFVDIENIAKELPFSMRAIGWWQQNGNFFSALALEKRALFIVLMLIILVASLNIISSLLMTVMNRRQEIALLLSLGASKNEIKKSFFALGVTIGGSGIVFGVILGLFGVWLLGSFDIINLPADVYGDSKLPMELSAVDFISIVAGAIFIVALSSYYPAKKAAQINVLETLRNE from the coding sequence ATGAGTGTGGTAAAATATCTGCTATTTAAATACCTTCGTTTTGACAAAAGCCAGCCTTTTATAACGCTTTGTGCGATTTTGGCGTTTCTTGGCGTGAGTATCGGCCTTATGGTGCTGATAATCGCCATGGCTTTAATGAACGGCTTTGATAAGGAATTTGAACGCAAACTTTTTACCATGAATTATCCCATTACTATCCTTTCTCATATTCGCGGCAATATCGACGATAGTGATGTTGAGCAGCTTAAGGCTAAATTTCCTCATCTTAAATTTAGCCCTTATATAATGACTCAAGTTATCATCAAAAACAGCGGAAGTTTTGATGGAGGGATACTCTTTGGCGTAAATTCTAAGGCTGAAAAGACGATAAATTCGGTAGTAAAAGAGGCCCTTGGGCAAAAAGAGCTTATTGGATACGAGTTGCTTGTAGGAAGCGGCATAAAGAGCGATTTTGTATTAAGCGGAGCCGATAAGCTAACTCTTATATTTACTAAAAATGATCCAAGCGGCTTTGCTCTCATACCAAAAATGAAGCGATTTGACGTAAATGCAAGCTTTAATTCGGGACTTGTGGCTTATGATAAAAGCTATCTTTATACATCGGTTGAAGCCCTGCGTAAAATTTTAGACTACGAAGAGGGTAGGTATGACGGAATTCACGTCTATTCGGATAAGCCTTTTGTCGATATCGAAAATATAGCAAAAGAACTTCCTTTTTCTATGAGAGCTATCGGCTGGTGGCAGCAAAACGGAAACTTTTTCTCGGCGCTAGCTCTTGAGAAAAGAGCACTTTTTATAGTGCTTATGCTGATTATTCTTGTGGCTTCTCTTAACATAATAAGCTCGCTTTTGATGACTGTGATGAATCGTCGTCAAGAAATCGCGCTTCTACTCTCTCTTGGGGCTAGTAAAAACGAGATAAAAAAGAGCTTTTTTGCGCTTGGCGTTACTATAGGTGGAAGCGGAATTGTCTTTGGCGTGATACTTGGGCTGTTTGGAGTTTGGTTGCTTGGTAGCTTTGATATTATAAATTTACCTGCCGATGTTTATGGCGATAGCAAGCTACCTATGGAACTTTCGGCGGTTGATTTTATCTCTATAGTCGCAGGAGCGATCTTTATAGTAGCGCTTTCATCATATTATCCTGCCAAAAAAGCAGCCCAGATAAACGTGCTTGAAACACTTAGGAACGAGTGA
- a CDS encoding ArsS family sensor histidine kinase gives MKRSSVFYTITFIFILALTSIFLAFLWLMDYDKQNYTRELNAKYSTIARNTLFYMSGIINEKEYDRQLEGINMPEITNDTQKEEILKNAMVLEEISADIGSSAIMLYDKHHYLKIQHIDKILLLKDSDYQPYRYDIIKIIFILVALILLAAYVFVIKKLKPLRKLKRQIDIFAKGEIDKIKNVSSGKDEISEVAEAFYDAVSQIKSLNNSRKLFLRNIMHELKTPITKGRITAEMIQKDKNQERLIAVFQKLESLINEFAAVEQVTSNIALNNTKICLIDDIIDEALDIAIVEKESVTINKLDDFSINVDFKLFAIAVKNMIDNALKYSPDKHVNITINKGSIKFINKGEPLKQELAHYIEPFTKGEDAQKSFGLGLYIVDNILRAHKLNLVYTYKNSLNIFSFENLENIRSS, from the coding sequence ATGAAACGCTCATCGGTATTTTACACTATCACTTTTATATTTATCCTAGCGCTTACGAGCATATTCTTAGCCTTTTTGTGGCTGATGGATTATGACAAGCAAAACTACACCAGAGAGTTAAACGCAAAATACTCCACAATTGCTAGAAACACCCTCTTTTACATGAGCGGGATAATTAATGAAAAAGAGTACGATAGGCAGCTTGAGGGCATAAATATGCCTGAGATAACCAACGATACTCAAAAGGAAGAAATTTTAAAAAACGCGATGGTTTTGGAAGAAATTTCAGCAGATATCGGCTCAAGTGCAATCATGCTTTATGACAAACACCACTACCTTAAAATTCAGCATATAGATAAAATTTTGTTGCTAAAAGATAGCGACTATCAGCCATATCGTTATGACATTATAAAAATTATATTTATACTGGTTGCACTCATACTGCTTGCTGCCTATGTATTTGTTATCAAAAAACTAAAGCCGCTTAGAAAACTAAAAAGACAAATAGACATTTTCGCTAAAGGCGAGATAGATAAGATAAAAAACGTAAGTAGCGGAAAAGATGAAATTTCAGAAGTTGCAGAGGCGTTTTATGATGCAGTCTCACAAATAAAAAGCCTAAACAACTCGCGCAAACTTTTTTTAAGAAACATAATGCACGAGCTTAAAACCCCTATCACAAAAGGGCGAATCACTGCCGAAATGATACAAAAAGATAAAAATCAAGAACGCCTTATTGCAGTATTTCAAAAGCTTGAAAGCCTGATAAACGAATTTGCGGCAGTCGAGCAAGTCACATCAAACATCGCGCTAAACAATACAAAAATTTGCCTGATTGATGACATTATAGACGAAGCGCTTGATATCGCGATAGTCGAAAAAGAGAGCGTTACTATAAACAAGCTTGATGATTTTAGTATAAATGTGGACTTCAAACTCTTTGCAATCGCAGTTAAAAACATGATAGATAACGCATTAAAGTATTCGCCCGACAAGCATGTAAACATCACGATAAATAAAGGAAGTATTAAATTTATCAACAAAGGCGAACCTCTTAAGCAAGAGCTTGCTCACTACATCGAGCCCTTTACTAAAGGCGAGGATGCGCAAAAAAGCTTTGGTCTTGGCCTTTACATAGTGGATAACATCCTAAGAGCGCATAAGCTAAATTTAGTATACACCTACAAAAACAGCTTAAATATCTTTAGTTTTGAAAATTTAGAAAATATAAGATCTAGTTAA
- a CDS encoding response regulator transcription factor, with product MVEILMIEDDFELAEILTEYLENYDIKVTIAEEPYIGLSTLNTGKFDLVILDLTLPGLDGLEVCKEIRKRHEIPIIISSARHDITDKVNALDNGADDYLPKPYDPQELLARIKSHLRRQSVSVSQEKKMAPKDLVLNDFEHTITFKGEALNLTAAEYDILKYLIKKEGGAITREELIYNCNSINEDSSNKSIDVIIGRIRAKLGENPKEPTYIHAIRGIGYKLIQ from the coding sequence ATGGTAGAAATTTTAATGATTGAAGATGATTTTGAACTGGCTGAAATCCTAACCGAATACTTAGAAAATTACGATATAAAAGTAACTATTGCAGAAGAGCCTTATATAGGGCTTTCTACTTTAAACACCGGCAAATTTGATCTTGTTATACTTGATCTTACTCTTCCGGGTCTTGACGGGCTTGAAGTTTGTAAAGAGATAAGAAAAAGACATGAAATACCTATAATAATCTCAAGCGCAAGACACGATATAACGGACAAAGTAAATGCTCTAGATAATGGAGCTGACGACTATCTGCCAAAGCCATATGATCCGCAAGAGCTGTTAGCCCGTATCAAAAGTCACCTAAGGCGCCAAAGCGTGTCTGTCTCACAAGAGAAGAAAATGGCACCCAAAGACCTTGTATTAAACGACTTTGAGCATACTATAACATTTAAAGGAGAGGCTTTAAATTTAACCGCGGCAGAATATGATATTCTTAAATATCTCATCAAAAAAGAAGGAGGCGCCATAACTCGTGAAGAGCTTATATACAACTGCAACAGCATAAACGAAGACTCCTCAAACAAAAGTATAGATGTCATAATCGGAAGGATAAGGGCAAAGCTTGGCGAAAATCCGAAAGAACCTACATATATACATGCAATTCGCGGGATCGGCTATAAGCTGATACAATAA